A stretch of the Cheilinus undulatus linkage group 11, ASM1832078v1, whole genome shotgun sequence genome encodes the following:
- the agmat gene encoding agmatinase, mitochondrial, with amino-acid sequence MFALFRNINLTRTVTPSSFRGTKADIFSPGTGKALILCSDSRSLCRSLTRECSGSRFNVPPSAEFVARVSGIPTMAKLPYQETADGLDAAFIGVPIDTGTSNRPGARFGPRQIRTESALLRAYNSGTRAAPYESVMVADIGDVNVNVYDLKDTCKRIREAYRKILATGCIPLTMGGDHTIAYPILQAVAEKHGPVGLIHVDAHADTSDVVLGEKIGHGTPFRRCVEEGLLDCKRVVQIGLRGTGYSPDSYEWSRAQGFRVVQVEECWFKSLAPLMAEVRTQMGSGPVYLSFDIDALDPGFAPGTGTPEIAGLTPIQGVEIIRGCRGLNLVGCDLVEVSPPYDTTGNTALTGANLLFEMLCVLPKTKYY; translated from the exons ATGTTTGCACTGTTCAGGAACATTAATTTAACTCGCACTGTCACTCCTTCGTCTTTCAGAGGAACGAAAGCAGACATTTTCTCTCCTGGTACAGGGAAAGCTTTAATTTTGTGCAGCGATAGTCGAAGTTTGTGCAGAAGTCTTACCCGAGAGTGTTCAGGGAGCCGCTTCAATGTTCCTCCGAGCGCCGAGTTTGTTGCGAGGGTGTCGGGGATCCCCACCATGGCCAAGTTACCCTACCAGGAGACAGCAGACGGGCTCGATGCGGCGTTTATCGGCGTCCCTATAGACACCGGGACCTCCAACAGACCTGGAGCAAG GTTTGGCCCCAGGCAGATCAGAACCGAGTCTGCATTGCTGAGAGCGTATAACAGCGGCACCAGAGCAGCACCGTACGAGTCTGTCATGGTGGCAGACATCGGGGACGTCAATGTGAATGTTTACGACCTGAAAGACACCTGTAAACGCATCAGAGAGGCCTACAGGAAGATCCTGGCCACTGGATGTATCCCTCTCACCATGg GTGGTGATCACACTATTGCATATCCAATCCTGCAGGCTGTTGCTGAGAA GCACGGCCCGGTGGGTCTGATCCATGTGGACGCTCATGCAGACACCAGTGATGTGGTCTTGGGGGAGAAGATCGGACACGGGACTCCATTCAGACGTTGTGTTGAGGAGGGACTGCTCGACTGTAAGAGAGTGGTCCAGATCGGCCTGCGGGGTACAGGATACTCTCCTGATTCATATGAATGGAGCCGGGCACAG GGTTTCCGTGTGGTACAAGTGGAGGAGTGCTGGTTCAAATCTCTGGCTCCTCTCAtggctgaggtcaggactcaGATGGGCAGCGGCCCAGTTTATCTCAGTTTCGACATCGATGCTCTTGACCCTGGATTTGCCCCTGGAACGGGCACACCAGAGATAGCAGGCCTTACTCCCATACAG GGGGTCGAGATTATCCGAGGCTGCCGTGGTCTAAACCTTGTTGGATGTGATCTTGTGGAGGTGTCCCCACCCTATGACACCACAG GGAACACTGCACTGACAGGTGCCAACCTCCTGTTTGAGATGTTGTGTGTCCTCCCGAAAACAAAATATTACTGA